From the Candidatus Zixiibacteriota bacterium genome, one window contains:
- a CDS encoding DUF1858 domain-containing protein, protein MTEKNLDITPSVKVHDLLEAYPDLEDVLIGIAPPFKKLKNPILRRSVAKVATLKHISSVANVPLTELINRLRKCVGQAEIEATYDQEDYLQAQPDWYSAENISVSIEEAALGNEDKLTLARVLTEAKNLKKGDIIELVTTFLPAPGIDILKSKGYSVWSVQKPGGVIKSYFRKNS, encoded by the coding sequence TTGACTGAGAAGAATCTGGATATCACTCCCTCTGTGAAGGTTCACGATCTGCTTGAAGCTTATCCTGACCTGGAGGATGTGCTCATTGGTATTGCGCCACCATTCAAAAAGCTGAAGAATCCGATCCTGAGAAGGTCTGTTGCCAAAGTGGCTACACTAAAGCACATCTCATCGGTTGCAAATGTGCCACTTACCGAACTCATCAATAGGCTCAGAAAATGTGTCGGTCAGGCAGAAATCGAAGCGACTTACGACCAGGAAGATTACCTTCAAGCACAGCCTGATTGGTACTCCGCAGAAAATATCTCCGTTTCGATCGAAGAGGCTGCGTTGGGCAACGAGGACAAGCTGACGCTGGCCAGAGTATTGACGGAGGCGAAAAACCTTAAGAAAGGTGATATCATTGAACTGGTGACGACATTCCTTCCGGCGCCGGGTATAGACATCTTGAAGTCAAAAGGATACTCCGTCTGGTCGGTTCAGAAACCTGGCGGCGTAATCAAATCATACTTCCGTAAGAATTCTTAG
- a CDS encoding sigma 54-interacting transcriptional regulator has product MSNEKSDFFREATLRICGNLEIENALHSLLLYLKNFMPVARMYLSYYDDTLQSTSIIAHADEKMSEKLDLIVPLPKDASAIAENISSYGDVLLIENPQEFPLTKHTMKVLNVSASSIIGLMLRSKDKMVGTLGLHSDGEPKFVEGDLELIELLKGPMKIAMSNSLKHREVLRLKDVLADDNRYLHGELRRLSGEEIIGANFGLNDVMQKAGHVASLDSPVLLLGETGAGKDVIANAIHYSSNRKNGPFVSVNCGAIPETLIDSELFGHEKGAFTGALTQKRGRFERADKGTIFLDEIGELPTQAQVRLLRVLQSKEIERIGGDKTIQLDLRIIAATNRDLEQMVQNGDFREDLWFRLNVFPIMVPPLRERKQDIPALLQHFISLKVRELKLPQIPEPSPGSIETLMSYEWPGNVRELSNIVERATILNPKGPLDFSSLIPSKEKESHEQPLHSVSTDNLESLISNHIRSVVVRTNGKIHGPGGAAEILGVNPSSLRNKMKKYGIKHGRSFEK; this is encoded by the coding sequence TTGTCAAATGAAAAAAGCGATTTCTTTAGAGAAGCAACCCTGAGAATATGCGGTAATCTGGAAATAGAAAATGCTCTGCATTCTCTACTACTTTATCTAAAGAATTTCATGCCAGTCGCAAGAATGTATCTATCATACTACGATGATACATTGCAATCTACGAGCATAATCGCTCATGCCGATGAGAAAATGAGTGAAAAACTTGATCTAATAGTACCTTTACCAAAAGATGCTTCAGCAATTGCAGAAAATATCTCCAGTTATGGTGATGTTTTGCTTATTGAGAATCCTCAAGAGTTTCCGCTAACCAAGCACACAATGAAGGTTCTCAATGTGTCTGCATCATCTATTATAGGTTTGATGCTACGCTCAAAAGACAAAATGGTAGGCACTCTTGGTCTTCATTCGGATGGTGAGCCGAAATTCGTGGAAGGCGATTTGGAGCTGATTGAATTGCTGAAAGGTCCCATGAAAATTGCCATGTCAAACTCACTCAAACATCGTGAAGTACTAAGGTTGAAGGATGTGTTAGCTGATGACAACCGTTACCTGCATGGTGAACTAAGGCGGCTCTCCGGTGAGGAAATCATAGGCGCGAATTTCGGACTGAATGACGTCATGCAAAAGGCCGGCCACGTTGCATCTCTGGACAGCCCGGTTCTGCTCTTGGGTGAGACTGGTGCTGGTAAAGACGTAATAGCTAATGCAATACATTATTCATCGAATCGTAAAAATGGTCCATTTGTTAGTGTGAACTGCGGCGCTATTCCGGAGACGTTGATTGACAGTGAACTCTTTGGTCATGAAAAAGGGGCTTTCACAGGAGCGCTAACCCAAAAGCGCGGACGGTTTGAAAGAGCGGATAAAGGAACGATTTTTCTCGATGAAATTGGTGAACTTCCTACACAGGCACAGGTACGTTTGTTAAGAGTATTGCAGAGCAAAGAAATCGAAAGGATTGGTGGTGACAAAACAATTCAATTGGATTTGAGAATCATTGCCGCTACCAATAGAGATCTTGAGCAAATGGTCCAAAACGGTGATTTCAGAGAAGACCTCTGGTTCAGGCTGAATGTCTTTCCTATTATGGTACCTCCACTACGTGAAAGAAAGCAGGATATACCGGCACTGTTACAGCATTTTATTTCCTTGAAGGTTCGGGAGTTGAAACTGCCACAAATCCCAGAACCATCTCCGGGTTCAATTGAGACTCTAATGAGTTATGAGTGGCCTGGGAATGTAAGGGAGCTTAGCAATATAGTTGAAAGAGCCACAATTCTTAATCCTAAGGGTCCTCTGGATTTTAGTAGCTTGATTCCAAGCAAAGAAAAAGAATCCCATGAACAACCATTACATTCTGTTTCAACTGATAATCTTGAAAGCTTGATTTCAAATCATATAAGAAGTGTAGTTGTAAGAACCAATGGTAAGATTCATGGCCCCGGAGGTGCAGCAGAAATTCTTGGAGTCAATCCCAGCTCCTTAAGAAATAAGATGAAAAAATACGGTATAAAACATGGTAGAAGCTTTGAGAAATAG
- a CDS encoding S41 family peptidase, with product MSRRLRVSLSFLILVGVGLSIHVVANLAADLDNDKQGEIIDSVTSAFNRYYVFEDVANEMDEHLHQKFQSGEYENTRNRTEFLRTLVRDMRTVQNDQHINIYYRSDEYFERKQEEELTEEEIKRKIEEQRRYNYTFEKVEILPGNVGYIKFDRFRDATFAGSTAAGALNFLGNTDAIIIDLRDNGGGEPNMVQLIASYFFDERTHFNSLVTRGESTEEQLWTYAHVSGPRLTGKDVYILVSYDTFSAGEALAYHLQKSGKATVVGDSTGAGAHPCKFVDVPHLNTVIKVPYQRAVSPFTNSNWEGVGIQPDIEVPSYKAFDVAYLHAVKKLRENGSDDQFNDRLDWLIPALESNVDPTVVDEAALKNYVGQYGPIKVFYDHGSLYFEYKNRRQMKMYPMSETKFRCGVYDEYRIEFHLDNNGIAQSATILFEDGTEFDESKS from the coding sequence TTGAGTAGAAGATTAAGGGTCAGTCTGTCTTTTCTAATCCTTGTTGGGGTTGGACTTTCAATTCATGTTGTGGCGAATCTTGCTGCGGATCTTGACAATGATAAACAGGGTGAGATCATTGATTCAGTGACATCTGCTTTCAATAGGTATTATGTTTTTGAAGATGTTGCTAATGAAATGGATGAACATCTACACCAGAAATTTCAGAGTGGAGAGTACGAGAATACAAGAAATCGAACGGAGTTTCTCCGGACGTTGGTAAGGGACATGCGTACTGTTCAGAACGATCAACATATCAATATCTATTACAGATCGGATGAATACTTTGAAAGGAAGCAGGAAGAAGAACTGACAGAAGAGGAGATTAAAAGGAAGATCGAGGAACAGCGACGGTATAACTATACATTCGAGAAAGTTGAAATACTACCCGGTAATGTAGGGTACATAAAATTCGATAGATTTAGAGATGCCACATTCGCCGGCTCAACCGCTGCTGGGGCACTCAATTTTCTCGGCAATACCGATGCCATAATAATCGACTTGCGTGACAACGGAGGTGGAGAACCCAATATGGTTCAGTTGATCGCAAGTTACTTTTTTGATGAAAGGACACATTTCAATAGTCTGGTTACCAGAGGAGAAAGTACCGAAGAGCAACTATGGACGTATGCTCACGTTTCAGGACCACGCCTGACTGGTAAAGATGTATACATATTAGTGTCGTATGACACTTTTTCCGCAGGAGAAGCATTGGCATACCATCTCCAGAAATCAGGGAAAGCGACTGTCGTCGGTGATTCAACCGGTGCCGGAGCACACCCTTGTAAATTTGTGGACGTGCCACATCTCAATACTGTAATCAAAGTTCCGTATCAGAGAGCTGTCAGCCCTTTCACTAATAGTAACTGGGAAGGAGTGGGGATTCAGCCCGACATAGAAGTACCTTCGTACAAAGCGTTTGATGTCGCTTACCTGCATGCTGTCAAGAAGCTAAGAGAAAACGGCAGCGATGATCAGTTCAATGACCGTCTGGATTGGCTGATTCCGGCTCTTGAATCAAATGTCGATCCGACAGTTGTAGACGAGGCCGCCTTAAAGAACTATGTTGGCCAGTACGGTCCGATCAAAGTCTTCTACGACCATGGCTCTCTTTATTTCGAATACAAGAACAGGCGACAGATGAAGATGTATCCTATGAGTGAAACGAAGTTTCGCTGTGGGGTGTACGATGAGTATCGAATAGAATTTCATCTGGATAATAACGGCATTGCGCAGTCCGCGACTATATTGTTCGAGGATGGAACTGAGTTTGATGAGTCAAAGAGCTAA
- a CDS encoding EFR1 family ferrodoxin (N-terminal region resembles flavodoxins. C-terminal ferrodoxin region binds two 4Fe-4S clusters.) yields the protein MKVLILYFSPTGNTAKMAKVIEERFVEVGCEVTMADMTSYVSRQEEIDLTPYEAVLFGAPVHVRRAPRVMREWLRTLNGRGKKCSTYFTYGGFGVHPTHYSTRQILEEQNFRVVSSAEFLSVHTFNLGGWMAMEGRPDERDFAVAKEYVDKTYARFINEDEDLLGELEKTEYPEELLDAAEASRFKILTQLPTRGGQECGMCLECEKVCPTGAIKAESGEADKGRCIACLACVANCPEQALEINDMSESWPLKLKKENATEESLNELESSIYL from the coding sequence ATGAAAGTACTGATACTCTATTTTTCGCCCACAGGAAACACGGCTAAAATGGCCAAGGTCATTGAAGAGAGGTTTGTTGAGGTGGGGTGTGAGGTCACCATGGCGGATATGACCTCCTATGTTAGCAGACAGGAAGAGATTGATCTAACCCCGTATGAAGCCGTACTGTTTGGAGCGCCTGTTCACGTCAGGCGGGCTCCGAGAGTAATGAGAGAGTGGTTAAGAACGCTCAATGGTCGGGGCAAGAAATGCTCGACGTACTTCACGTATGGCGGTTTTGGTGTCCACCCCACTCATTATTCCACACGACAGATATTGGAAGAACAAAACTTCCGCGTGGTGTCATCCGCTGAGTTCTTAAGCGTGCATACTTTTAATCTTGGCGGTTGGATGGCAATGGAGGGGCGACCTGATGAACGCGACTTTGCCGTCGCAAAAGAGTATGTCGATAAAACCTACGCGCGGTTCATCAATGAGGATGAGGACCTCTTAGGTGAACTGGAAAAGACAGAATATCCTGAAGAATTACTTGATGCGGCTGAAGCATCGAGATTTAAGATACTCACACAACTCCCGACGCGAGGTGGTCAGGAGTGCGGCATGTGTTTGGAGTGTGAGAAGGTATGCCCAACCGGGGCCATCAAAGCTGAATCAGGCGAAGCTGACAAGGGGAGATGTATCGCCTGTTTAGCCTGTGTAGCCAATTGCCCTGAACAGGCTTTAGAGATTAACGACATGTCTGAGAGTTGGCCGCTCAAGTTGAAAAAGGAAAATGCGACCGAAGAAAGCCTAAACGAACTGGAAAGCAGTATCTATCTTTAG
- a CDS encoding DUF4405 domain-containing protein: protein MAKDTSKPMIHSATTYKLYLISCIVMSSGLVLLLKFPEMQLLDPAIDPISLSVYGLSMGVWKIVHFLSSIAFVLLTALHMYFNKDWIKKVGSKKLNLNVVVGILIGVLLLLAGILAPSA, encoded by the coding sequence ATGGCTAAGGATACTTCAAAACCCATGATCCACAGCGCGACCACATACAAATTGTACCTCATATCTTGTATTGTAATGTCATCGGGGCTTGTGCTCTTACTGAAGTTTCCAGAAATGCAATTGCTGGACCCAGCTATTGATCCGATTTCACTTTCAGTCTACGGGCTTTCCATGGGAGTGTGGAAGATAGTCCACTTTCTATCGTCAATCGCCTTCGTTCTGCTTACGGCTTTGCACATGTACTTTAATAAAGACTGGATAAAGAAGGTTGGATCGAAGAAGCTCAACCTAAATGTTGTGGTGGGTATTCTAATCGGCGTTTTGCTTCTTCTGGCTGGGATACTTGCACCATCCGCATAG
- the zupT gene encoding zinc transporter ZupT — protein sequence MNDVLFALGLTVFAGMATGIGSAIAFFAKRTNYRFLSVATGFSAGVMIYVSFVEIFIKGADALVESYGEYWGHWVNVASFFGGILLIGIIDNLIPSADNPHEMHSEAETAPLQDSTAPLPDFDKLAEETHGSPGGDSHIHGGRERKLLRMGLFTALAIGIHNFPEGLATFLAALEDPTLGLAIAIAIALHNIPEGVSVSVPIFYATGDRKKAFVYSMLSGLAEPVGAIVAYLIIVFLVGGESGVVPPEVMGILFGGVAGIMVYISLDELLPTSRAYGKGHDSLFGLLAGMAVMALSLLLMK from the coding sequence ATGAACGACGTACTTTTTGCTTTAGGTCTTACAGTGTTCGCCGGCATGGCCACCGGTATCGGTAGCGCTATAGCCTTTTTTGCTAAACGGACCAATTACCGGTTTTTATCCGTAGCCACTGGATTCTCGGCCGGTGTGATGATCTACGTATCGTTCGTGGAGATCTTCATAAAAGGTGCCGATGCCCTGGTTGAGAGTTATGGGGAGTATTGGGGACACTGGGTGAATGTGGCCTCGTTTTTTGGCGGCATCCTGCTGATTGGGATTATCGACAACCTGATTCCGTCTGCCGACAACCCGCACGAGATGCACTCCGAAGCGGAGACAGCGCCTTTGCAGGATAGCACTGCACCCTTGCCCGACTTTGACAAGCTGGCCGAAGAAACTCACGGCAGTCCGGGTGGAGATTCTCACATTCACGGCGGTCGGGAGCGTAAGTTACTGCGAATGGGGTTGTTCACTGCACTTGCAATCGGCATTCACAATTTCCCCGAAGGTTTAGCAACGTTTCTTGCCGCTCTGGAAGACCCAACACTCGGCCTGGCGATTGCCATAGCCATTGCCCTCCACAATATCCCCGAAGGAGTAAGCGTATCGGTGCCGATCTTCTATGCTACCGGCGACCGCAAGAAGGCCTTTGTCTACTCAATGCTTAGTGGTCTGGCCGAACCGGTTGGAGCGATAGTGGCCTATCTGATAATCGTGTTCCTGGTTGGCGGTGAATCCGGTGTCGTACCGCCAGAGGTGATGGGTATACTGTTTGGTGGCGTAGCGGGGATAATGGTCTATATCAGTCTCGACGAACTGTTGCCGACCAGCCGCGCTTATGGTAAGGGGCATGACTCCCTCTTCGGGCTTCTGGCAGGTATGGCGGTGATGGCTCTAAGTTTGCTTCTCATGAAGTAG
- a CDS encoding right-handed parallel beta-helix repeat-containing protein has protein sequence MKNISILSALLAISISVLVNAATINIPDDYSTIQAGVNASTAGDTILVDAGTYTENVLISSKAIVLIGDTLDNSTTIIDGDSSGAVVTFNSGVGSSAAIMGFTIQNGYHQDGGGILCGTSSPTISKNTIIDNYAETGGGISCWGSGSLTIVDNVIRGNTAKVGLDGGGGGIYCNRSTVVVTGNVIDSNFAEDYGGGIYLYIDSMSDISDNTIADNTSGSSGGGIHSWTSDSLSITDNSITDNTSWVGGGITVHSSTKVTVDSNTISNNTAQRAVNAAGGGISCSSTSPTISNNTIVDNNGNGISCALSSPDITGNVICGNDCNSYGGGISCVNNSFPDITNNTISDNTASTYGGGLVFITSSAATVVNTIFWGNSAGTSGDDVDVFVTAGTPSFDYCDIGDTTDLSTYFGTGVITADPQFCDTASDDYTIRTTSPCVDAGQSGVDIGALGVGCNGAWIVDDDGTIGVDCDFNVIQNGINASIDGDTVLVRAGTYTENINYNGKDILVLGDTVTNSTTVIDGNSSGTVVTFSTSETSSAVIAGFTIQNGNNTNGGGIYCSGSSPTIHKNTISDNYAYDGGGIYCVSNSSPTISYNTISSDSVGHHGGGIYFKDNSDPTIANNTITDNYAYQGGAAYCRDTCSSTFTDNTISGNQAFQMMGGIAFTVMCTSTISGNTISDNSSYFYGGGIYSYGSTLTIRDNTISGNSIGEYGGGIYATTNSSLTIIDNTIRGNTADYNSSKGRGGGIACFNSAVFADSNVIDSNHAHFDGGGIHLNNDTASTISNNTISDNTCNSNGGGVYSTGSDSASITNNTITANSALRGAGVGFGGSSTAILSNNGITNNTTKVSASSEGGGVYCNGSSPVISDNSLIGNAAGQYGGGISCKNGSPVISGNVICKNYLDAYYGYGGGISLVNSMPDIDGNVIYDNVVDGYYSYGGGLYFQSASASDVVNSIIWGNSAGTDGNDIYLDGAAGTPSFAYCDIDDTTDVSTYFGTGVITADPQFCDTANDEYTTRTTSPCVDAGEGGVDIGALGVGCNGVWVVDDDGTIGVDCDFNVIQNGIDATVDGDTVRVLSGTYVENIDFSGNDIKVIGDTVDNSTTVIDGDSTDVVVTFSNGETSSAELMGFTIQNGSSNNGGGIYCHTTSPVIRKNTISGNYGRSGAAICCWYSSATVNDNTISGNNAIWHGGGVYCLVSTLSVSDNTISGNTAGEAGGGVYFWQNSTVTITNNTIRGNSADNGIQGNGGGIFGHASTATVDSNVVDSNYAHSSGGGIYLGIDSSSVISNNTISDNTGNYGGGGIYSTGSDSLSITNNTITLNTGLSGGGIALRNGSSGTTSDNTISSCSTSTTAGYGGGIYCNGSSPTIADNTLIGNYANKSGGGIYCYSSSPDIEGNVICKNDVDNNNGYGGGISLHNNSAPDITNNTLSDNYAKKYGGGIYFESSSSSTVLNTIVWGNDANHGEDVRVDNSAGTPSFDYCDVGDTADISDYIGTGVISADPDYCDTANDDYSISSTSPCDGAGQSGADIGALGVGCTGSPRAGVSDDPALLPGVFSLDQNYPNPFNPSTTINFALPIAAQVKLEIFNIVGQRVTTVIDGQMDAGIHQVTWGSGNHASGIYLYRLSAGSFIETKKMILLK, from the coding sequence ATGAAAAATATCTCTATACTATCCGCACTTTTGGCGATATCGATTTCCGTTCTCGTCAACGCGGCAACAATTAACATCCCTGATGACTATAGCACGATTCAAGCCGGGGTAAACGCGAGTACTGCCGGTGATACGATACTTGTTGATGCCGGAACGTATACGGAGAACGTTCTCATCAGCAGCAAGGCAATCGTGCTTATCGGAGACACCCTGGACAACTCAACGACGATTATCGACGGTGATTCGTCGGGAGCAGTTGTCACTTTTAACAGTGGTGTGGGCAGCAGCGCCGCTATCATGGGTTTCACCATACAAAACGGTTACCATCAGGATGGCGGTGGTATTCTATGCGGCACCAGTTCGCCTACTATCAGCAAGAACACCATTATAGACAACTATGCTGAAACCGGCGGTGGGATTTCCTGCTGGGGCAGCGGTTCTCTTACCATCGTTGATAACGTAATTCGAGGCAACACCGCCAAGGTTGGATTAGACGGTGGCGGTGGCGGTATATATTGCAATAGGAGTACCGTCGTCGTAACCGGTAATGTCATTGATTCGAATTTCGCCGAAGACTACGGTGGCGGGATTTATCTCTATATAGACAGTATGTCAGACATTAGCGACAATACCATAGCCGACAACACCAGCGGCTCTTCCGGTGGTGGAATTCATTCCTGGACCAGTGATTCTCTTTCCATCACCGATAACAGTATTACCGACAACACCTCCTGGGTCGGCGGGGGAATTACAGTTCACTCCAGTACTAAGGTAACTGTCGACTCCAATACGATAAGTAACAACACTGCCCAGAGAGCGGTTAATGCGGCCGGCGGCGGTATTAGTTGTTCCTCTACTTCTCCTACCATCAGCAATAATACCATTGTCGATAATAATGGTAATGGTATTTCCTGCGCTTTGAGTTCACCGGACATAACCGGCAATGTTATTTGCGGCAATGACTGCAATAGCTATGGTGGGGGGATATCCTGTGTTAACAACAGTTTTCCTGACATCACCAATAATACCATCAGTGATAACACTGCCAGTACTTACGGTGGCGGACTTGTCTTCATAACCAGCAGTGCAGCCACTGTTGTCAACACTATATTCTGGGGAAACAGTGCGGGGACTTCAGGCGATGATGTAGATGTATTTGTCACCGCCGGTACGCCGTCATTCGACTACTGCGACATCGGCGATACGACTGATCTATCTACCTACTTCGGTACCGGGGTCATCACTGCCGATCCGCAGTTTTGTGATACGGCCAGCGATGATTACACAATAAGAACCACCTCCCCGTGTGTGGACGCCGGTCAGAGCGGGGTCGATATCGGAGCACTTGGTGTTGGATGCAACGGTGCCTGGATTGTCGATGATGACGGCACCATCGGAGTTGACTGCGATTTCAACGTGATTCAAAACGGAATCAATGCCTCCATTGATGGTGATACGGTTCTGGTTCGTGCCGGAACATATACTGAGAATATCAACTACAACGGCAAGGACATCCTGGTTCTCGGAGACACCGTGACCAACTCGACAACGGTTATCGACGGTAACTCGTCAGGAACGGTTGTCACTTTTTCCACCAGCGAAACCAGCAGTGCCGTCATCGCCGGGTTCACCATTCAAAACGGCAACAACACCAACGGCGGTGGGATTTATTGCAGCGGCAGCTCGCCCACAATCCACAAGAACACCATAAGCGACAACTACGCTTATGACGGCGGTGGAATCTATTGCGTAAGTAACAGTTCACCCACTATAAGCTATAATACCATAAGCAGTGATTCTGTCGGTCATCATGGCGGCGGGATTTACTTCAAAGACAATAGTGATCCCACTATCGCCAACAATACCATCACCGACAACTACGCATATCAAGGTGGCGCAGCTTATTGTCGTGACACCTGTTCCTCTACCTTCACCGACAACACCATCAGTGGGAACCAAGCTTTTCAGATGATGGGCGGGATTGCCTTTACTGTTATGTGTACTTCCACTATCAGCGGCAATACCATCAGCGACAACTCTTCATATTTCTATGGTGGTGGAATCTACAGCTATGGTAGCACACTAACCATACGCGACAACACTATCAGCGGAAACAGTATCGGCGAGTATGGCGGCGGGATCTATGCCACGACCAACAGCTCACTTACCATCATCGACAATACGATAAGAGGCAATACCGCCGACTATAACTCAAGCAAAGGTAGAGGCGGCGGCATCGCATGTTTCAACAGCGCCGTTTTCGCAGACAGTAACGTCATCGACTCGAATCACGCTCATTTTGACGGCGGCGGGATTCATCTCAACAATGACACTGCATCGACCATCAGCAACAATACGATAAGCGACAACACCTGTAACTCCAATGGTGGCGGTGTTTATTCTACCGGCAGCGATTCAGCTTCCATCACCAACAACACAATTACCGCCAACAGTGCTCTTCGAGGTGCCGGGGTTGGTTTTGGTGGTAGCAGTACCGCCATTCTCAGCAACAACGGCATAACCAACAATACCACCAAGGTTTCAGCCAGCTCTGAAGGTGGCGGTGTCTATTGTAACGGTAGTTCTCCTGTCATCAGCGATAACAGTCTGATCGGCAACGCCGCCGGTCAGTATGGCGGCGGAATATCTTGCAAGAACGGTTCACCGGTTATCAGTGGCAACGTAATATGTAAGAACTATCTCGACGCCTACTATGGCTACGGTGGCGGAATCTCCCTGGTTAACAGTATGCCGGACATTGACGGCAATGTCATTTATGATAACGTCGTTGACGGCTATTATAGCTATGGCGGTGGGCTCTATTTTCAATCGGCCAGTGCATCGGATGTTGTCAACAGTATAATCTGGGGCAACAGTGCGGGAACCGACGGCAATGACATATACCTGGACGGCGCCGCTGGTACACCATCGTTCGCCTATTGCGATATCGACGACACCACCGATGTATCCACCTACTTCGGTACCGGGGTTATCACGGCCGATCCGCAGTTCTGCGATACGGCCAACGATGAATACACCACAAGAACCACCTCTCCTTGTGTAGATGCCGGTGAGGGTGGGGTTGATATCGGAGCCCTGGGCGTTGGATGCAATGGTGTTTGGGTTGTCGATGACGATGGCACTATCGGAGTTGACTGTGACTTCAATGTGATCCAAAACGGAATCGATGCTACCGTAGATGGTGATACGGTTCGGGTTCTATCCGGAACGTATGTGGAGAACATCGACTTCAGCGGTAACGATATCAAGGTTATCGGGGACACCGTGGACAACTCGACAACGGTAATCGACGGTGATTCAACAGATGTGGTTGTCACTTTTTCCAATGGTGAGACCAGCAGCGCCGAGCTCATGGGTTTCACTATACAGAATGGCAGCAGTAACAACGGTGGAGGGATTTACTGCCACACCACTTCACCTGTTATCCGAAAGAACACCATCAGCGGCAACTACGGCCGATCGGGCGCCGCAATATGCTGCTGGTACAGTTCAGCTACCGTCAACGACAACACGATCAGCGGGAACAATGCAATCTGGCATGGTGGTGGCGTTTACTGTCTGGTAAGTACGCTTAGTGTCAGCGACAACACCATAAGCGGAAATACTGCCGGCGAGGCTGGCGGTGGTGTATATTTCTGGCAAAACAGCACGGTAACCATCACCAACAATACTATTAGAGGAAACAGTGCCGATAACGGAATTCAAGGCAATGGTGGCGGTATTTTTGGTCATGCCAGTACAGCTACTGTAGATAGTAACGTCGTTGATTCGAATTACGCTCATTCTTCCGGTGGCGGGATTTACCTGGGCATTGACAGCTCATCGGTCATTAGCAACAACACCATCAGCGATAACACCGGAAACTACGGTGGTGGCGGCATCTATTCTACCGGCAGCGACTCGCTTTCTATCACGAATAACACTATCACCCTGAACACCGGATTAAGTGGCGGGGGGATTGCCCTTCGTAACGGCAGTTCCGGTACGACCAGCGACAACACCATTAGCAGTTGCAGTACCAGTACTACCGCTGGTTATGGCGGCGGAATTTATTGTAACGGCAGTTCACCCACCATCGCCGATAATACCCTGATCGGCAACTACGCTAATAAGAGTGGCGGTGGTATCTACTGTTATTCCAGTTCGCCGGATATCGAGGGCAACGTTATTTGTAAGAACGACGTTGACAACAACAACGGTTATGGTGGTGGCATATCCTTACACAATAACAGCGCCCCCGATATAACCAATAACACCCTGAGCGATAACTACGCCAAGAAATACGGTGGTGGAATCTATTTTGAATCGAGTAGTTCATCCACTGTTCTCAACACAATCGTCTGGGGAAATGACGCAAACCACGGGGAAGATGTTCGTGTTGACAACTCAGCCGGTACGCCATCGTTCGACTATTGTGACGTTGGGGACACGGCCGATATATCTGACTACATCGGTACCGGAGTCATCAGTGCCGATCCGGACTATTGTGATACGGCAAACGATGACTACTCTATAAGTTCTACCTCTCCTTGCGACGGCGCCGGCCAAAGCGGTGCTGATATCGGTGCATTGGGAGTAGGATGTACGGGAAGTCCGCGGGCCGGCGTGTCTGACGACCCTGCACTCTTGCCGGGGGTATTCAGCCTGGATCAGAACTATCCCAACCCATTTAACCCATCAACGACAATCAATTTCGCTCTGCCCATTGCGGCTCAGGTCAAGCTTGAGATATTCAATATCGTAGGTCAGAGAGTAACCACAGTAATTGATGGTCAAATGGATGCTGGAATCCATCAGGTAACCTGGGGATCAGGTAATCATGCCAGTGGTATCTATCTGTACCGCCTGAGTGCAGGTTCGTTTATCGAAACCAAGAAAATGATTCTGCTCAAATAA